GAATTGGCCGCCTGCGACGCCGCGGAGGCGTGGGCGGTCGGCAAGCGGCTCGCCGACCTGTTCTGACCCGCCGCTACTGCCACGAGGGGTCGGAGCGCAGCACGCTGTAGCCGACCTCGTCGTGCCACTGCCCGTTCCGGTACGCGATGCTGCGCAGCACGCCCTCCCGGCTGAACCCGGCCCGCTCCAGCACCCGTTGGGCGGCGACGTTCGCCACCTCGGTGGCCGCCTCGACCCGGACCAGCTGGGTGTGCGCGAACAGGTACCGGACCAGCTCGCGCATCGCCGGCGCACCGAGACCGCGTCCGCGGACCGCCGGCAGCAGCGAGATGCCGGTGTTCCAGCAGGACGTGCCGCGCCAGCACATCACCTTCCGCCAGGAGACGAACCCGGCCGCCTCACCGCCGTCGGCCACGATCAGCGTG
This genomic interval from Kitasatospora gansuensis contains the following:
- a CDS encoding GNAT family N-acetyltransferase, which encodes MSEDTVVTLRPVREEDLRVLEAFLTDPEAAGEFQWQGWSDPGRWRRQWLENGMLSEDGGTLIVADGGEAAGFVSWRKVMCWRGTSCWNTGISLLPAVRGRGLGAPAMRELVRYLFAHTQLVRVEAATEVANVAAQRVLERAGFSREGVLRSIAYRNGQWHDEVGYSVLRSDPSWQ